One stretch of Macrotis lagotis isolate mMagLag1 chromosome 7, bilby.v1.9.chrom.fasta, whole genome shotgun sequence DNA includes these proteins:
- the SMUG1 gene encoding single-strand selective monofunctional uracil DNA glycosylase isoform X2 produces the protein MPRAGGARFPGSGVHAGSAELSSPPPPQACHQRPQEGLHHPVSSARIRGLPGDKLGGLFFLSLPDDISMTNLLASPVDLLEESLPALQKLPCSPSNLAQDFLEEELRLNAELDKLQFSEPVGYIYNPLKYALELHQNYVSRYCQGPKEVLFLGMNPGPFGMAQTGVPFGEVSVVRDWLGIVGRVLTPPQEHPKRRVLGLECPQSEVSGARFWGFFRTLCGQPETFFKHCFVHNLCPLLFLAPTGRNITPAELPAKQREQLLGACDAALRRQVQLLGVRLVVGVGRLAEQRARRALADIVPEIQVEGLLHPSPRSPQANRGWEAVARERLKELGLMPLLTVE, from the exons ATGCCTCGCGCCGGGGGCGCCCGCTTTCCCGGAAGCGGCGTCCACGCGGGAAGTGCTGAGCTGagctccccgccccctccccagGCCTGCCACCAGCGCCCGCAGGAGGGACTACATCACCCAGTGTCCTCCGCGCGCATCCGGGGCCTCCCGGGAGA CAAGTTGGGGGgtctcttttttctatctcttccagaTGATATCAGCATGACCAACCTCCTGGCCTCCCCAGTGGACCTCCTAGAGGAATCATTACCTGCCTTGCAGAAGCTTCCTTGCTCTCCTTCCAACTTAGCCCAGGATTTCCTGGAAGAAGAATTAAGATTGAATGCTGAGCTGGACAAGCTACAGTTCTCAGAGCCTGTGGGCTATATTTATAATCCTTTGAAATATGCCTTGGAGCTTCACCAAAACTATGTGTCCAGATACTGTCAAGGTCCCAAAGAAGTGCTGTTTTTGGGCATGAACCCAGGGCCCTTCGGCATGGCCCAGACTGGG GTGCCCTTTGGGGAAGTGTCTGTGGTCCGGGACTGGCTGGGCATTGTGGGAAGAGTGTTGACCCCACCCCAGGAACACCCCAAGAGGCGGGTCCTGGGCCTGGAGTGCCCCCAGTCAGAGGTGAGTGGTGCTCGATTTTGGGGCTTCTTCCGTACCCTCTGTGGGCAACCTGAGACCTTCTTCAAACACTGCTTTGTCCACAACCTATGTCCTCTTCTTTTCCTGGCCCCTACGGGGCGCAATATCACACCTGCGGAGCTGCCTGCCAAGCAGAGAGAGCAGCTGCTGGGAGCCTGTGATGCTGCCCTGCGACGCCAGGTGCAACTGCTGGGTGTTCGCCTGGTGGTAGGAGTGGGGCGGCTGGCAGAACAGCGGGCTCGTCGAGCACTGGCAGACATTGTGCCTGAGATTCAGGTAGAAGGGCTCCTGCACCCTTCTCCTCGAAGCCCACAGGCCAACCGAGGATGGGAGGCTGTGGCCAGAGAACGACTGAAGGAGTTGGGCCTCATGCCTCTGTTGACAGTTGAGTGA
- the SMUG1 gene encoding single-strand selective monofunctional uracil DNA glycosylase isoform X1: MTNLLASPVDLLEESLPALQKLPCSPSNLAQDFLEEELRLNAELDKLQFSEPVGYIYNPLKYALELHQNYVSRYCQGPKEVLFLGMNPGPFGMAQTGVPFGEVSVVRDWLGIVGRVLTPPQEHPKRRVLGLECPQSEVSGARFWGFFRTLCGQPETFFKHCFVHNLCPLLFLAPTGRNITPAELPAKQREQLLGACDAALRRQVQLLGVRLVVGVGRLAEQRARRALADIVPEIQVEGLLHPSPRSPQANRGWEAVARERLKELGLMPLLTVE; encoded by the exons ATGACCAACCTCCTGGCCTCCCCAGTGGACCTCCTAGAGGAATCATTACCTGCCTTGCAGAAGCTTCCTTGCTCTCCTTCCAACTTAGCCCAGGATTTCCTGGAAGAAGAATTAAGATTGAATGCTGAGCTGGACAAGCTACAGTTCTCAGAGCCTGTGGGCTATATTTATAATCCTTTGAAATATGCCTTGGAGCTTCACCAAAACTATGTGTCCAGATACTGTCAAGGTCCCAAAGAAGTGCTGTTTTTGGGCATGAACCCAGGGCCCTTCGGCATGGCCCAGACTGGG GTGCCCTTTGGGGAAGTGTCTGTGGTCCGGGACTGGCTGGGCATTGTGGGAAGAGTGTTGACCCCACCCCAGGAACACCCCAAGAGGCGGGTCCTGGGCCTGGAGTGCCCCCAGTCAGAGGTGAGTGGTGCTCGATTTTGGGGCTTCTTCCGTACCCTCTGTGGGCAACCTGAGACCTTCTTCAAACACTGCTTTGTCCACAACCTATGTCCTCTTCTTTTCCTGGCCCCTACGGGGCGCAATATCACACCTGCGGAGCTGCCTGCCAAGCAGAGAGAGCAGCTGCTGGGAGCCTGTGATGCTGCCCTGCGACGCCAGGTGCAACTGCTGGGTGTTCGCCTGGTGGTAGGAGTGGGGCGGCTGGCAGAACAGCGGGCTCGTCGAGCACTGGCAGACATTGTGCCTGAGATTCAGGTAGAAGGGCTCCTGCACCCTTCTCCTCGAAGCCCACAGGCCAACCGAGGATGGGAGGCTGTGGCCAGAGAACGACTGAAGGAGTTGGGCCTCATGCCTCTGTTGACAGTTGAGTGA